The Rhinolophus sinicus isolate RSC01 linkage group LG07, ASM3656204v1, whole genome shotgun sequence genomic interval TCATGACCAGCCGGCTGCGCAGAAACAGCGCTGAGTGAGCCAGAGCAGGATGCACCTCACACTGCTGGTCACACGCTCATGCACACTCgtcacacacacaggcatatgcagacacacatgcacagtcAGAAGCAGCCTGTTACAGAGGAGGCTGTGACCATCCCAGCCCCTCTTCAGAACCTAACCATTCTGCAAAGGATGGGGAAGCCCCTTGCTGGGTGGCCTGGGCCCCTGGGGGGCATCCTTTTTGCTGCCCCAttggtccccacccccacccccctgggCCCCTTGCCTGCTGTGTGTCCTGTGTTCCCTGTGGATCCGCGCCCCAGCCCTTACTTCAGGTTGGAGAGCTCGATGACGAGACCGCGAACAGTATCTGTTGCATCCTCCATCCTGGCAGCTTCACAGGGCTTGAGGCCTTCGTAGGTGCTGGCAGGAAAGGAAGACAAGAGGCCCGACCTCAGCACACAGCTGTGCCAAACACCATCCTGGGGGCTTTCGCGGGGCCTTGAGCTGCCTGCTTTTTCAGATACTCAGCCACCATGGGCAGAGGCTCTGCCGGCCAACCCAGTTGGCTCTTCTGTCAAAAGCACACCCAGAATCCAGCCACCTCTCCCCATTGCAGCTGCCCTCAGGTGGACTGTTGCCACAGGCTCCCTGGTTCCCCAGCTCCTGCCCCTCAGCTTGTCTCCCATGTAgcctgggggtgtgtgtgaaaaTGGAAAACTGGCCCACTGCACCCTCTGCCAAGTGCCCAGACGCCACCCCTCCCTTTTATCCCTCTCCCCTGCTCCAGACATACTTAATTCCTTGCCTTCCCCTAAGCACCTCTTAGGgctctggaatgttctttcccaaATGTctcctttgggggggggggggtaggaggAATGGGATTTCCCTGATCACTGAGTTAAAATTTTAACCCCCTCCCCAGTCTTTTTCTCCCTAACACTGGGCCATCTACTTAATTTGCTTGTCTCTTTCTCAGCCCGCCTGCTCCACCCAACACACTAGATCAAAGCTCCATGTTTTGTCCTGTCCCACAGTGCCCAGGGCAGTTCCTGGAAGAGCTGGCACTGGATGGTGTTAACATCTCTGGGAGGGGTGGCTGTGCTGCAGCACCCACTATTGTCTAATGTGTGCGGCCTGCGAGTGCTGGCAGAGGGTGGCCCCCCGGCCTCCCACCAACAGCTCTCCCCAAAGCCTACCACACCCCAGGCCTGGCAGCACCTCCTGGGCTGTCACTACAGAATCTCTGGTTCTGCTCCACCTGCCTCGGTCACCCCGAGGTGGCTGGCTGGCTCAGGCCTTAGGCTCTCCAGTGTCTCTCACTCAATCATGGGTCACCAACCCCAGGACCTGCCCTGGGCGCTTCCAGATTCCATGTGGGGTTGCATCGGCCCAGTGAAGCCATCAGAGATTGAGACACGAATCTCCCTCCTCTTTGTTCAAACCATAGTGGGACCCCTTTGACTAAACTGCCTCTGGTTCCCGTGCAGGgtgtatatgtgcgtgtgtgtgtacaagtgGTACATCAGGTACTAGTGACAGAGTACAAGGGCAAGAGGCAAAAATGCTCCACCTTCTACCTCAAGGAGGGggatgaagaggaggaagagagaaactcAGCTAAGGGCTGCACCCCTAGTCCCTCCTCCACACTTGTCAGACAGAAACAGAAACTTGGCCATAAATAATTGACAAGCTGCCGCCTCTGCAGAAGCCGGTTCAAGTACGAGGTAACAGGAGAGGATGGTGCTCACCCCCAGCGGGGCTGGGAGAAAGGACAGGAGGTGATGGAATGTGACAGGGTCTGGGGCGAGGGGATAggaaccccccccacacacacacacacaagggttGGGTGGAGGGGCAGTGCACTGGTGGCCGGCCCAGGAGCACAGAGCCATTAGGAAGCGAGGAGACAGGACACATCGGAGAGCCTGGAGGGCCCACTGTGTGTCAGAACTGGGACCGCCCAAGATGGTCTTGGCCAATGGTCCTTAGCCCTGTCAGGGTCGCCTCCCCTCCGAGGAGATTCAGGGAAAGCGCTGAACACTCTCTCCAGAAAAACGTACATACTACATTCAAACAAACCACGGAACTGGGAGGGGGTTACCACCCCAGGGCTCTTGGGGAGATAGGCTGGTTTGGGTGCAAATGGCTGGTCACTAGTTCTTCACTTGTGTGGAGCAAGGGACGCACGCCGTTGGGAAGACAGGGCTCAGCTCCCTTACTGGTTTGGAGAGCTGGGGCTCCCTCATCACCCTCAATAGCAGAATGGGAGCTGATAGGACTGGGGGGAAAGAGAGCATGGGGGCTCCAGTGCCAGAAAAGCCATGCTACACCCCCCCAGGAACGACGGGAGGACTTGCACTGACGCAAGGATCCCTGGGGAGCCTCCCACCCAGCCTACCTGGGCTGGGCCTTGGTAAGGTGGCCTCCATCAGCGAGTGGACTGGTGCTAGCCCAGCAAGGACCCAGGCTGCTCCCTGCAGGAAACAACTGGAAAGAGAGCACAGGTATAAACAGTCTAGCTGGGCGAGCCCTGCACAGGGAATGAAAAGTCATGCAGGGGACGTCTCACTTCCCCTTGGCCACACTGGCAACACCAAAGCGGGTACTCCTGCAGAGGAAAAGTGACACCCAGACCTGTGTTACCAGCCGGGGCTGCTTGTGCCTTCTCCCCCCAGAAAAAGTGCTGACAGGGCAACCCTGGGGTCCTCCCCTGGGCCTGCACCTTCTGACAGACTGGTCTGTGTCCGGAGGTGGCTCTGTCCACACTTCTCTGTTCCTGACAACTGTGCTACAGTCCTGTCTCCCTCTTGTCTTATAGCGTCCAGAAGGGTAGAGAAGACCCCTAGTGGTGGCCACTGCAGCAAAGTGGGCATCTGGTGTCAAGGAGAAGAGGTTGGCCAGATAAGCCATGCATTTTATGTcagaaaatgattttgaaaatatattgcaAGGgaaaaattcataattaatagGGGAGCGAGCCAGATAACCCCGAGGAGCTTAAGTTTCTAAATGTCAACGGTGGTTTAATTTTTGTGGAAAATGTCAAGCTCAATCATGGAGGTGATATACTCGTACATCTCTGAAAGAGGCAAAAAGGCTGAGGTGGGGCAGCCTGCCCAAGGCCTCTTCTAAGGAGACCGAAGTCCTGGGGTGGGGAACCTGTTCTAGGGACATCCTTTCCAAACGGAGCCCCTCTTCCCTGAGGggcatggggggggggagggttgaGCTGCACTTGCAAAGGGGTCTCTGAATCCAAAGGACCAGACATGAAGAAATACCTGTAGCCCAGCGGCTCTTACCTGGGGATGACTCTGCCCCCAGGAGACACTTCACAATGTCTTGGTTGTcacactgggggagggggtgctactggcatccgatgggtggagcccagggatgctgctccATGCCCTACGTGCGCAGGACCACCCCACCACAGAGAACGAATGACCTGGCCCTAGATGCCAGCAGTGCCAGTTGGGACACCTGCTGTAGACAACACAGCGTCTCCTAGCATCTGGCTATTTCATGGAGGTGACTCTGACTTAAAACACAATTCGATGTCATATATTCACCCAACTCACCCCACTATTCCTGGCCATGAGGACTATCCTCCCTCCCACCAGGGTTGTATAAATGTCATGACAGATGTCCTCACACTGAATATGCCAGGGCCACTGCTGGAGGCCTGAGGGACCCGCAATCAGCTTTTGAAATGATGCTCCTTCAGCACCGTACAGAGGCTCTACTGGCTCAGGGTGAGTGTCACACCCCAAGGGAGTTGTTATGAGATGAAAACACCGCACTTTCCCATGAGGGGACCTGGGTTTGAAACCTGTCTGTCACTGCTGTGGAACCTGAGTCTCCGAGGGGCCTCCTCCGAAGTGGTGCTCACGGCTGCGGCTGGTGAGGTGGAGGGCCCGTTGGTGGGAGGTAGCACTGCTGCTCTCCATCCATCTGCGCTCTGTTCCCAAGAGTCCCTGACCACATGGCCTTCCTGCCAAGTACCATCCAGAACCTTCCCATGGGAACCTGCTTGAGCCTGGTTGCCCTGACTTGTTCGGGAACGCCCAATGTTGAAATCAAACATGCCCGGGCATCGGCCGCCTGGTCAAGGCAGTGCCTACTCCTCTGGGGGCCTGTCAGGTCTGACCACTGGCTGTCTGTCCAGGGACCCCACACTGCGGACTGTTTTCCAAGCACACAGTCGCTGGCAGCCTGTCTGGCAACCTGTCCGGAAACGGCTCACTCCTTTGCCTGCTGGATGCCACCAAATGTCTCAACTGCTTCACCAGCCTTCTCCCTTAGCCACTGCCCCAAAGACCAGAGACTGGGGGTAACATAGGCGGCATTTATTTCCAAGTGAAGGGTTTGCATTTTTCAAGAAACAAGGCTCCAGTTCTCCAATGTCAGCTGTTGCCAGCACCTGAACGCCTACCTATCCAGGGGACGGTGTTCAAACTCTAGGCCTAAACTGCACTGTGACCTACTTTCCATGATCTTGCTTGTCTGGTGATCACGAAACTGGTGGCATGAAGAGCCACAGCCCACACGTGGCAGGGTAGGCCAGGTCTGCAATCACCTCATAGGCGAACATTGTGAAGGGCCAAAAACAGGAGGGCGGTGCAGAGTACACCCACGTTCGCTCAACCCAGCCACATTCCCCTCCACGCTCAGAACAGATGGCTTTCTTCAACTGGGCACCAGATGAACTCCTGTGCTTGTCTTTTGGGGCTGTGTTGCATGAAGACTCTGAAGTGCCAAAATGGTAGGATATAAGTGCTACCTAAATGCTTCCtctgggagaggcaggcaggaacaGTGGCATGGAAAACCTCACAGGGGCAGGGACCACACCTGATGTGCTCacgcctggcacagagcaggctctCCATAAGCATGCAttgaatgaacttttaaaaaatcatctcaaCAGGGATGGCTGAAGAAATGGGGGCCAACAATGGTAAAGGGAGTCGGGGACCACATTCCAGGACAGGACGGCTGAGGCGCAGTCGTAGAATCAGGCAGACCTGGACGCAGACCCAGCCTCCTCCCCTTCGGCTGTGTCACTGTAGGCAGGTGCCCAACCTTCTTCAGCCTCTCTGCCGAACCCAGTGTGTGGAAAGAGAACCGCCTACCTCCCAGGGGACCCCTGCCAGCACTTAGCCCAGGCTCAGGTGTGCCACCAGCCAGGGATGTGGCGCCTCCCCCGGGAGCGGGGCCGATGCAAGGCTGCCACCAGCCCTGACAGGTCAATGCCTCAGCCGGCAGAGGCTCATTAGGCAGCTTTCCCACCACCCGTCAGGCAGGCAGATCCCAGAAGTAAGCAAAGTCCCTACAAATTccagcagaaaaacaaaattccatgTGTATGTTTGGGACAGGCCCCTCATGGACAGGCAGGTCTTTCCTTTCCGGAAAATCACGGCCTCCACACCCATGGAAGCTGCAAGACTTGGGACGCCTAGACTCACGTGCTGTGTAAGACTGCCACACACTCCATCTTCCCCCCACTACTGGACAGTCTGGGAGAGGGCTTGTGGCCCCCGGCGCCGGCCCTGGCATGGTCTGGCTGTAACTTGGAGAAGCTCTTACCTGCTCAAGTGGGGTTTCAAAGTCGGGAGCTTCCAGGGCATCCTGTATTTGGCTGTCTGGCAGGAAGTCGAGCTCCATGGCTGGGGACACCCCCCCAGCGGCCTGATCTTCAGAGTCAGGCCTGTTAGGCTGGCCTACCGGGCCTTCAAGAGCGTCTGGGCTGTCCTGGGAGGCCTTGGCATCCAGGGGAGGGCCATCCACTGCTTCTCTGTGCACTGGCAGAGCAGATGCTCCAAGGGATAGACTGAGCCCCCCAAGGTCTTGTTCCTGGCTCTGGCTACCTAACTCAGCTGCCTTTTCACCTGAGGGCTGCGATGGCAAAGGCAGTGCACACAAACCTCCCAGCCCTTCTTGATCCGGGCCCGGCACCTGTGTCTGAGCAACACTTGGGCCCATTTCGGAGGCTACAGGGCTGACACCTCCAGCGCCTGTTGTGGGCTCTCGAATTCCATGAGCCAGAGCAGGGCCCCCTGGGACATCACTAGCGGGCTTAGCTTCCCCCGCTGCCTCCCCTATGCCTAAGGTCTCCCCAGCGAGAGGCACGCCTCTGAGCAGTGCCCCGCGATGGCCTCCAGCAGGGGCCTCCCCACTGAGAGAGGCAGGTGTCCTGGCGTTCGCCTGCCCCCTGGGCCCAGCCATCCCCAGAGCCCTCTGTTTTGGCTTGCTGGTGTCTGTGCTCATGTCTGTGAGGACAATGGTCATAAGGGAGGAGTGTTCTGGGCTGCTACAGCTCCCTTCTGCTGCGCAGCCAGCCCTGCTGAGTGTCTGCATGAGGTCAGGGGGGCCCTGGGCCACAGATCGGGGCTCTGGATCCCAAGTGGCCAGGACGCTGTCTCCTTCGTCCTGGTCAGCACCTGCTCCTCCTTGGCCACCTTCCTCCTGTGGGGCTCCTTGGTCTGGCTCCTTCTCTTCAGCATCACTGCTCGGTTGAAGCCCTTTCTGGCCACAAGCACCGGGAACCCCacccctctctgtgcttccacagTCTGGCAAGTTGGTTCCTTGCTCCAACAGGTGGTGCTGGCTGGCCCTCTCTGAGGCCAAGGCCACTGTCCCCCGTGCTAGAGAGGCGTCATTGGAGACCTCAGGCTGAGACTCTGCCCTGCTGGACACAAGTGTTACAGGGTTGTGGACGTCGTGCTCAGAGCAGGTGCCACCTGCCTGGGTCTGGTCTCCCGGCTCCCTGGCCTCCCAGACAGTGAGACCTGGGGACTCCTCCCAAGACTGGCTTCCTGCCGGCTGCACACTGGGCTCTGGCAGTGTTTCCTGTGGAGAGAGGAAGACTCAGCCTTGGGCCTTCAACAATCAACTGCTCTaaagatttttctatttgttactGCCCCTGTACAAAGTCTCAGATGCTGTGCAGACGACCGAAGGGATCAGTATAGTAGTCCACCCTTACCCACGGGGGACACATTCCCAGAGCCCCAGTGAATGCCAGAAACTGTGGATAGtgccaaaccctatatatacagtggtacctggttttcgaacgtaatccgttccggaagactgttggaattctgaaatgttcaaaGACCGAGGCaaggtttccccatagaaagtaaatgcaaaatggattaatcgttccagacctttaaaatcaacccctaaaactgcaaatttggcatgaattttactatctaatgacaCCATAGATCCATACAATATACagcattcataaaccgaaatgttcgtcaacagagacattcaaaaaccgaggtaccactgtactatGTTTCATTCCCCTACACATAGGGGAATGCcttaaattaggcatagtaagagattaacaataaaaattgaattataatatactgtaatgaaGTTATATGCATGGCTTTGAGgccactattaagtaaaataaaggtgacCTGAACACAAGCATTACGAGGCTGTGACGGTCAATCTGACAATGAAGACGGCTACTAAGTGGCTCCCGGACAGCGAGCATGTACCGCGTGGAGACACTGGGCAAAGAGAGGATTCACATTCCAGGCAGGACAGTGTGAAATTTCATCACGCTATTTAGAACGATGTGCgatttaaaatttctgaattgtttatttctggaattttccgtttaatattttcagactacaGTTGACCATAGGTAACAGAAACCTTGGAAAGAAAAACCGTGGGTAAGGAGGAACTACTGTACCAGTATGGGACAGAGCTTTGTGCCAGGGGCTGAAGGGAGAACTGGAAGCACAGGAATCCTtccttccaccagctcctcctcccCAGCAGGACCAGGCACGTGGAGGTCAGGGATACAAAAATCAAGGGGGCCTGTGGACCATACCAGTGTCAGCTGCCTGGTGCTGGCGATGGACTATCGTTACGAAAGACGTTACCACGAGGGGAAGCCAGAGGAGGAAACCCAGGGACCTCCctatgctgttttgtttttaaactgcgGTATAATACACACAACATAAGATTCACCATTTGAACCATTTTTGAGTGGacaactcagtggcattaagcatgTTCTCActgctgtgcagccatcaccaccatccatctccagagctcTTTCGTCTTGTACAATTGAAGTTCTGTTCCCATTAAGCACTAActccctgctctgcccctcccagccccggCAACCATTATTCTACACTGTCTAtgatttgactactctaagttcCTCGTATAATTGGAATAATAAAAtacgtggtcttttgtgactggcttctttcacttagaataatgttttcaaggttcatccatgttgtagcatgaatcagtattTCCTTCcgttttaaggctgaataatattccattttgtttattcattcatccatcagtgaacACCTGGGTCTATACTGTTTTTGAAACTTCTTATAAGTCTCTAATTATTTCATGATAAAAGgttaaaagagaggaagagagaagtgaaAAGTCCCTAAAGGAGGTGGAAGATGACCAGAGCAGGCTCAGGGAGAGAGGATGGTTCTATCTGGGACACAGAGTATCATCCCGGGCTAGATGGCAGCTTGATCCTCCACGTGCTCAGGCCTAAACCTGCAGagtcactgcagcccagctctccCACCTCTAGATGCACGTATCTGACAATTCCACCTGGCTTTGTCTGGTCATCCCCAATGTGACACAACCACACGAGCTCCTGAGCACCCCCTGAGAATCTCCCTGTCTCCACTAACAGCAACTCCATTCTTCAATCTATTCAGGCCCTAAACAAGAGAGTCAACCCAACGTCCCCCTTCTTCTCACACATGTGCCATCAGCTCTCCCTTCAAACTGGACTGCGGATAAATTCCATACCTAGGTACTAAGGTTTGCAACTCTAGGTACCTACTGACAGCAGCTGCTCCCCTCTTGCTTTTGTAGTTTTAGCGCTGGGGGACCCTCCCCCACAGTTACCTCCCTGCACTGATCAGGGCCACTTTTCTAGGAGAGGGTCAGGGTCTGCAGTGCAAATGTCAGACCACTGAAGGTCACAGCGTGTCCATACGGCTTCAGTGAAGCCACTGGCAACCTGTCTGCCAAGTGATATGCTGCTTTTCCTGACTGACAGTAAAACGATcactcccttttttaaaaaattaaactttttgtgAAATCATTGTACATTCATGTGCATttgtgaaaaatgtgaaaagatcCCTTTTGCTCCTTACCCAGTTTGCCCCAGtggtaacatcttacataacAAAACTACCGTATCACAGGCATGTTGACATCACTAAGGTTCCCGACTTTATTCGGCTCTCCCATTCGTATGTGTATTAAGTTCTATATGGTTCTCACACTCGTGGAGGCTGTGGCTCCACCAACACAGTTAAGATACTGAAAAGATGCCAACACAAAGATTCCTGGCATTGCCATTTGTACCCACACTCGCCTCTATCCCACGTCAGCCATCCCGTCTCCAACCCTGGCCACCATGTGTCTACCCAACATGTCTGATTTTGTCATGTCAATAATGTGCTGTAAATGGAACCCTACAGCATATAAACCTTTGGGATTGGCCTTTCCTACTCCCTCTAACGTCCTGGAGATCCACCCAGGTAGTTGTGTGTGCCactagtttgttccttttttattactgGGTTGTGTTCATGGTTTGGATAGACCGTGATTTGTTCAACCATTCTCCAGCTGTTGAAAGATATTGAAGGTATTCCCAGTTGGGGGCGATTATAAACACAGCTGCTGGGCACACCCCCACTCCCGTTTTAAGGGGTGTGTTTTGCCAGATATTGTCACCCCCAGAGCTGATGGTGGCAAGGACAAGAGAGAACACTGTAAGACTCCCCCCAAACCCAACTCACAAAAAAGCTTCTGAGAAGCCAAAGGGGTTCAAGGACAGAACACGGGCTTCCTGTCTGAGTTTTACTAACTCTCACGCCATGTGGGCAGAGGGTGCCGGACTTGAGCGCTTCGGGGCAGGCACAGCTGTCCCGAGCAGCTCTCGTGGGCCTGTGAGCTGCCTGCACAGCACCTGCAGTACAGAGACATCCGTAGTGCGAGCCACTCACAAAGGGGGTGTGGAGAGGTACAGATCTGGCCATTGCCAAAGTCAAACTCCGCTGCCACGGCTGAGCCAAGGGGCTGCACATTCATGGGGCTCAGCCTGCCGGTTTTAGGGTCTTACCAGGCTAAAGGCCCCACTTCCAAGGTCCTCTTCTCTCGTAGCTGCTTGTCTTGTCACTGTCTTCCTGGGTTTTGCAAACTGGGGGACAAACCTCCCAACTGAGTTCTGTGAACCAGATACAAGAACAAAGCAGCAATAAAGATAAGGAGGAATGAAgacttgaaagaaacaaaacaccaaaaccaGTTTCTTTCCTACAGCTGCAAACATGGCCTTTGCCCTCCATCTCCAGGGCACACTCTCACCAGCCCTTGTTGGCTCCGAGGGTGAATGGAGGCAGGACCTGCAGCTCAAGGGGGCAGTGTCGTTTGCACATCGGCAAGGCTACAAAACAGGCTCacctgggaagaaggaaaggaaattgaCTCCCTTTCTGGTTGTCCAAGGAGCATGGAGGAAGCGCCTGTTTCCTTATCCGGGGAACtggatggagaaaaacaaaacaggaagttCTGGAGTTCTCCAATGTTGTCAATGTGCACAGTGGGACAGACAAGGAAGTCCAAAGGCAAAGTAGTGCTCAGAACCTCCTGGAAAGAAGGCCCTGGAGCACCTGATGAGAGAGGGTGGGATGGAGGACGGGAGCAGTGCCCTGGGGAACATCTGACTCCAAGAAGGGTGTGGAGTCCCAAGTCTAGAATCCAAGCTTCGTGCGCTGGCAGCACTTTACCCTTATAATCCCATTGGCTCCTGAAGTAAGAACAAGAATTCTCCCTTGGACTGGCACTGCAGCCCCCAACTCTGCAAATTCTAAGGAAGGGAAGTTGCAGATATGCGAAACAGTGTCTTAAAAAACGGGTgtattcataattaccaaaaggtggaagcaactgAGATGGCCTTTAGTGGGTCAGTGGATAATACACcatggtatatccagacaatggaatattattcaatgctaaaaagaaatgagctatcaagccatgaaaagacatggaggaaacttaaatgtgtattactaaaagaagtcaatctgaaaaggccacgtactatatgattccaactatatgacattctggaaaaggcaaactatggagacagtaaaaagatcagtggtggccaggggcagggggagagaTGAATAGGCTACGATTTTTAGGGCAGCGAAAATACTCTGCATGAGACAATAGTGATGGATAcgtatcattatacatttgtccaaacccacaggaTACACAAAACCAAGTGTGAAcgctaaggtaaactatggaatTTGGGTGATTACGATGTGTCAATATAGGTTGatctttggttaaaaaaaaaaaaaaaagtacctggtTGAGTGATAATGGGGAGGCTATGTATGTGTGAGGACAAAAAAGTATGTGGGAAATTTCTGTATCTTCTACTTTATTGTaagcctaaaactgctcttacaatttaaatctttaaaaaaacactggTGAGGttatgattatatttaaataagtgtGGACGTgtatattgtaaaaaaataaataaataaagaccaaAATCTGGAACcaaaattttatgatttcaacTCTGGAAGTAGAACAGGATAAAACATGAATATATGCTAATGCGTAGGCTTGAATTGTGCCAGGAGAGGTTACGGAGACAGAATAAGTCTATATACTGCTAGCAAGAGTctgttagaaaattttatttgggATGGGTTGTTCGAGTGGCTTCTGGGTGctggcaagatttcatttctcAACATAAATGTGTTAAGCTTCTCTGCTTTATGATCTTTTTCTATTATAGTCTACGCATagggtatttcttttcttttctttttttttaaagattttattggggaaggggaacagtgtgtacttctagaacttttttccaagtcaagttgttgtcctttcagtcttagttgtggagggcacagctcagctccaggtccagttgccactgctagttgcaaggggcgcagcccaccatcccttgcaggagtcgaaccggcaaccttgtggttgagagaacacgctccaaccaactgagccatctgggagctcagtggcagctcagctcaaggtgccgcgttcaatcttagttgcagggggcagagcccaccatcccttgcgggacttgaggagttgaacaggcaaccttgtggttgagagcccactggcccatgcgggaatcgaagcagcagtctttggagttaggagcgtggagccactgggccggccccacagggtatttcttaataaaacattttaaaaaaacaaaaacaaaatggtggGAACCTACTTCTGTGGCTTCTGACTATTCCTAAGGACACAGGTGGCAGGTTGGAGAGTGGCTGTAACCCCATCAGTCCTGCTGGGCTGTCCAGGAGTGAGGAGCAGAGTGGCATTGTCATGTCTGGGAAAATGGCTTAGGTGTGACACGTGGCCCCTCTCTTCACATCACACACAGAGCAGGGCTGCCTGAAGTGCTAAGACCGCCAGGACCTGAGATCAGACACATCCCCGCACCCACTGAAAACGGTTGTCAGACACATTTTTCACTCAAAAACTTTGGCAGTCCAATCCACGACGTTGTCTCTGAAGGCTTCGGGGAGCAGGAACCCCCCCTTCTCCTAACTCACAATATCCCTTTCTACTCTGCTGTAGTTACAGGTGGTTTAACCCTGTGAACAGACTAAACTATTCtccagttccttttttttccccacctgctAATTACATtcattcctgaaaaaaaaaagggtaggGGAACTTGGAAaccatagtggttaagagcacaggagCAAGACACAGCTAGAACCGCAGCTTGCCTTAACCAGCtcagtggccttgggcaagtcatttgctCTCTCGAAGCCTCAGAGTCCTCATCTTTCAAATGGGTATAAAAACCTATTTCACAGTGGCGAGACTGCATGAGCTGGTCTGTGTAAGATGTTTGTTATTAGCACGCTGCTTACCACATATTGATTCTCTTTTATGGGTTATTATTTCACAGACCTACTCCTTCAGTACCTTCTTGATCAAGAAGGAATGTAAGATAAATATGGATTTGACCCACAGACAGGACAAGCTGCATTCTGTAACTAAGTGACCTTGACAAACTCAAGGTTTTCCTTGCCTGTGACTAACATATTGACCTTTCTTGATAGAGAGTCCCAGGAGGAAAGCTTTGAGAAGCACAATCCAAAGACTCCGAGTCCCTGGGGGGGAGGCATGGCATTGGATGGGTCATGTTGGTCCCCTCCCTTTTGCATCCTGTTCACTGGGCTGCTGTGCTGTGCCCACTGTCAATGGGGAGGTTTGCTGGAATGTTCTGAGCCACCTACCTGGA includes:
- the BRME1 gene encoding break repair meiotic recombinase recruitment factor 1 isoform X2, coding for MSKRKKLRTSGEGIHPLKPPKNPRLRDSHGIPQSSELGPLRHPEESEGKSGPAPSVEQRGEEPGQAASSSPDKETGASSMLLGQPERESISFPSSQNSVGRFVPQFAKPRKTVTRQAATREEDLGSGAFSLETLPEPSVQPAGSQSWEESPGLTVWEAREPGDQTQAGGTCSEHDVHNPVTLVSSRAESQPEVSNDASLARGTVALASERASQHHLLEQGTNLPDCGSTERGGVPGACGQKGLQPSSDAEEKEPDQGAPQEEGGQGGAGADQDEGDSVLATWDPEPRSVAQGPPDLMQTLSRAGCAAEGSCSSPEHSSLMTIVLTDMSTDTSKPKQRALGMAGPRGQANARTPASLSGEAPAGGHRGALLRGVPLAGETLGIGEAAGEAKPASDVPGGPALAHGIREPTTGAGGVSPVASEMGPSVAQTQVPGPDQEGLGGLCALPLPSQPSGEKAAELGSQSQEQDLGGLSLSLGASALPVHREAVDGPPLDAKASQDSPDALEGPVGQPNRPDSEDQAAGGVSPAMELDFLPDSQIQDALEAPDFETPLEQLFPAGSSLGPCWASTSPLADGGHLTKAQPSTYEGLKPCEAARMEDATDTVRGLVIELSNLNRLVMTTHRDLEAFKRLNYWKAKPVVKAPLPYTSKGAGTVPHGEPSWKGL
- the BRME1 gene encoding break repair meiotic recombinase recruitment factor 1 isoform X1; translated protein: MRAVGCRSERERGGQSSSSSRQTCLVPDKDKRTSRTSLAQISQGRDKMSKRKKLRTSGEGIHPLKPPKNPRLRDSHGIPQSSELGPLRHPEESEGKSGPAPSVEQRGEEPGQAASSSPDKETGASSMLLGQPERESISFPSSQNSVGRFVPQFAKPRKTVTRQAATREEDLGSGAFSLETLPEPSVQPAGSQSWEESPGLTVWEAREPGDQTQAGGTCSEHDVHNPVTLVSSRAESQPEVSNDASLARGTVALASERASQHHLLEQGTNLPDCGSTERGGVPGACGQKGLQPSSDAEEKEPDQGAPQEEGGQGGAGADQDEGDSVLATWDPEPRSVAQGPPDLMQTLSRAGCAAEGSCSSPEHSSLMTIVLTDMSTDTSKPKQRALGMAGPRGQANARTPASLSGEAPAGGHRGALLRGVPLAGETLGIGEAAGEAKPASDVPGGPALAHGIREPTTGAGGVSPVASEMGPSVAQTQVPGPDQEGLGGLCALPLPSQPSGEKAAELGSQSQEQDLGGLSLSLGASALPVHREAVDGPPLDAKASQDSPDALEGPVGQPNRPDSEDQAAGGVSPAMELDFLPDSQIQDALEAPDFETPLEQLFPAGSSLGPCWASTSPLADGGHLTKAQPSTYEGLKPCEAARMEDATDTVRGLVIELSNLNRLVMTTHRDLEAFKRLNYWKAKPVVKAPLPYTSKGAGTVPHGEPSWKGL